Part of the Paeniglutamicibacter sulfureus genome, GGCCGATCGCCGGCATCAGCAGAAATTCGCCGTCGGGTGCCGGCGCAAAGATGCGCGGGCCGTCGATTTCCGGATCTGTCTGGCCGCGAAGCGCATCCTCGATGGCGGCGATGGCGCGGTCAAAGGGAAGCGAGGCGCGAACCTCGGCAGCGTCGAAATATGGCAGTTTCACAGCAGGAATCCCTCCGGGAATGGGTCGCTCGGGTCAAGGAAATATTGGGCGGTGCCGGTGATCCAGGCCCGTCCGGTCACGGTGGGGATGACGGCGGGCAGGCCTCCGACGGTGGTTTCCTCGACCAAACGGCCAGTGAATTGCGAGCCGATGTATGACTCGTTGATGAAGTCCGTGTCCAGCGCCAGATCGCCGCGGGCATGGAGTTGGGCCATGCGGGCGCTGGTGCCGGTACCGCACGGCGAGCGGTCGAACCAGCCCGGGTAGATGGCCATGGCGTGGCGGGAGTGCTCGGCGGTGGAGCCCGGGGCTTTGAGGTAGACGTGGTGGACGCCGCGGATGTCGTCGCGTTCACGGTGCACGGGCTCGTCGGCTACATTGATGGCGTCCATGATGGCCAGGCCGGCGGTGAGCAGGTCGTCCTTGCGTTCACGTTCGAACGGCAGGTCCAGGTCGTCGAGCTCGACCACGGCGTAGAAGTTGCCGCCGAAGGCGAGATCGTAGTTCACGGTGCCGTACCCCGGGACCTCGACCGATGCGTCCAGGCGGTCACTGTAGGAGGGCACGTTGCGGATGGTCACGGATTCGGCCTGGCCGTCCTTGACGGCGACCTCGGCGATGACCAGGCCGGCCGGGGTGTCCAGGCGCACGGTGGTCACGGGTTCATGGACTTCGACCATGCCGGTTTCAACCAGCACGGTGGCCACTCCGATGGTTCCGTGTCCGCACATCGGCAGCAGTCCGGAGACCTCGATGTACAGGACGCCGTAGTCCGCGTCAGGGCGCGTGGAGGGCTGCAGGATCGCGCCACTCATCGAGGCGTGTCCGCGCGGTTCACACATCAACAGGGTGCGGATCCAATCGCTGTGCTCCATGAACCAGAGGCGACGCTCTGCCATGGTGTCACCGGGAATGGTGCCGATACCCCCGGTAATGACGCGGGTCGGCATGCCCTCGGTGTGGGAATCCACTGCGTGGAAGATCCTGTTGGTGCGCATGTTTCAAGTTCTCCGGTAAATCGTCGTTGATGGGGTGGCACTGTTGGCCGGCCCCGCGGGGTCGGCCAACAGTGCCGGAACTTTGAGGTTACTTGTAACCCTTGGCGACAGCTGCCTCCGTGTCTGCTATGACTGCGGCCCGGACGGCGTCGGTGAGCGGGCCGCGCGGCGGGCGGCAGGGGCCGCCGTTGAGACCGACGACATCCATCGACAGCTTGATCGACTGGACGAACTCGGTCTTGGTGTCCCAGCGCAGCAGCGAGTGCAGGTCGCGGTAGATTTCCCGGGCGCGCTCCATGTCGGCAAGGTTGCCGGAGGTGGCCAGGCGGTAGAGCTCGACGGTTGCATGCGGGATGGCATTCGGGTATCCGGCAACCCATCCAACGGCGCCGGCGAGGCCCATTTCCAGGACGGTGTCATCGGTGCCGATGAGGATGTCCATGCCCGGTGCCAGTTCCTTGATTTCGTAGGCACGACGCGGATCTCCGGTGAATTCCTTGATGCCGACGATCAGGCCTTCGTGGAACAGGCGTGCCACCAGTGCCGGGGTGAGGTCGACCTTGGTATCGATCGGGTTGTTGTAGGCCACGACCGGCAGGCCTGCGGAGGCGGCGAGGCGGAAGTGCTCAACTACTTCGTCGTCGGTTGCGCGGTAGGTGTTCGGCGGCAGGCACATGATGGCGTGTGCGCCGGCGTCCTTGGCCTGCTGTGCCCACTTCTGGGTCTGCAGTCCGCCGTAGGCGCCAACGCCGGCCATGACTACGAAGCCCTCGGGTGCGGCGGCAACAGCGGTCTCGATGACCTTCGCGCGTTCTTCGTCGGACAGGGTCTGGTACTCACCCAGCGAGCCGTTCGGGGCGATGCCGTCGCAGCCGCTGCTGGCAAGGAAGCGAACATGGTCGGCAAATGCTTCGTAGTCGACCGAGTGGTCATCCTTGAACTGCAGCGCCGATGCGACGATGACTCCGTGCCAGGGCTTCTTGGTGGTGCTCATGTTGTGTTCCTTTCAAGGGGACTTTTCAGTGTTTTGCAAGGTTGGGGGTGATGCCTTCGGCTCCATGCCGTACATCACATTTAGATAGTATCATGTGACATTGCACAGACGGAAGGGGCTGAAATGAATTACTTCTTCCGGGCCCCGCCAGCGGCCAGAGACGCCTGGTTCTTGGCGATTTCCTCCGCCTCCTCGACCCAGAAGTCGGCACCGCGAATGCCCAGGGAATTGGGGTCGAAGACGGGGTCCAGGCCGGCCTTGCACTGCCTGTCGTAGTCGCGGGTGACCTTGTAGACCACCGACGTAAGCGCCAACAGGCAGAGCATATTGATCCAGCCCAGGGTCCCGTAACCGATGTCGCCGATCGCCCACATCGCATCGGCGCTGACGATGCCGCCGAAGAAGGTGATACCGAGCATGCCCAGCTTCAATGCCCAGTCCAGCACCGGGCTGTCGTCGCGGCCGGTGAGGTAGACCAGATTGGTCTTGGCGATGTAGAAGAACGCTACAAGCGTGGTGAAGGCGAAGAAGAAGAGCGCGACGGCCACGAAGCCCGGGCCGACGCCCGGCAACACGGTACTGATGGCCTGTTGGGTGTACGCGGCGCCGGCCTTGAGGTCTGGCACGCCCTGGATCAGGACCGTGCCATCGGGGGCCATGACGTTGTAGGAGCCGGTCATGATAATCATCAGGCCGGTGGCGAAGCAGACTACAACGGTGTCGATGTAGATCGAGAAGGCCTGGACCAGGCCCTGCTTGGCAGGGTGGGACACCGATGCGGCTGCGGCGCCGTAGGTCCCCTCCCCCACGCCGGCGACATTGGAGAACACCGCGCGTCGCACGCCCCAGGCCACGGCCGCACCGACGATGCCGCCGAAGACTTGGTGGACACCGAAGGCCGAGGACAGGATCAGGCCGATGGTTGGAATGATCTGCTCGAAGTTCACTGCGACGATCACCAGTGCGGCAAGGATGTAACCCACGGCCATGACCGGGACCATCAACTGTGCGGCGCCGACAATACGCTTGGTTCCGCCGATGATGACGAATGCCATGAGTGCGGTGATGCCAACGGCGCTAACCCAGGGGGGAACGCTGAACGCGGTCTCGACGCTGGACGCGATGTTGTTGGACTGGACGCCCGGGAACACGAACCCGTAGCCGACCATGGCGACGAACGACACGGTGACGGCCAGCCACTTGAGCTTCAGTCCGTGCTCTATGTAGAACGGCATGCCGCCGCGGTGTTCGCCGTTGATGCGGCGCTTGTAGACCTGAGCCAAGGTGGATTCGGCGAAGGAACTGGCCGATCCGAGCAGTGCGCAGACCACCATCCAGAACAGCGCGCCGGGGCCACCGGCCGCGATTGCCGTTGCAACGCCGGCGATGTTGCCCACGCCTACGCGGCTTGCCAGGGTCAGGAGCAACGCCTGGACCGGCGAGATGCCGTCCGAGCTGTTCTTCTTGCTCAAGATCTGGCGGATCATGTCAGGGAATCGCCGAAACTGGACGAAACCGGTTAGTAAGGTGAAGAACAATCCGACGGCCAGGGCGAAGTACGCCATGGGGTTCCAGATCGCATCGTTGATGCTGGTGAGCATGTCCATAGTTTTTCCTTAAGTCTTTCGGGCGGCTACAGGAGTGAGATCCTAGGCCGGGATGTTGGTACGCAACGCCGACTCGTCGTCAACATCGCGTAGCGACTTACCCTTGGTCTCCTTGGCGAACGAAACGGCGACGATGGAAATGACCGCTGCCCCGACAAGGTAGAGGGCAATCGGCGTCGACGAATTGAACTTCTGCAGCAGCGAGAGCGCAATGAGCGGGGCCAAGGACCCGGCAAGGATCGGCGCAAACTGGTAGCAAAGTGAAAGCGCCGTGTAACGCACGTTGGTGGGGAACATTTCGGTCATCAGCGCCGAGTACGGCGCGTAGGTCAGCGACTCTATTGCAAGGCCCAAGGTGATTGCGGCCATGACGATCCAGTCGTTGCCGGTGTCCATCATCGGGAATCCGACGAATCCCCAGAATGCAGTCAGCACGGCTCCGGTCAGGTAGACGGGCTTGCGTCCGATGATGTCCGAGAGCAAGCCGACGAGCGGGATCATGCAGAAATGCAGGAAGTGCGCGCCAAACATCAGCAGGAGGATCCGCGAGGTATCCATCTCAACGACCAGTTTGAGGTAGGTGATCGAGAAGGTGACCACGAGGTAATAGAGGATGTTTTCCGCAAACCTGGCGCCAATGCCGATCAACACTGCGCGCCAGTGGTAACGCAAGACGTGAAGGACACCTGGAGGGGCCTCCTGCGAAGCAGCCTGGCGGGCCTGGGCCTCCTTGAAGATCGGCGCGTCATCGACCTTCGTGCGAATCCAGTAGCCGATCAAGACCACCACGGCGGAGAACCAGAACGCCACGCGCCAGCCCCATGAAAGGAATGCTTCTTCGGGCAAGGCACTGGACAGTCCAAGGAGGACGAGCGTTGCAACCAGGTTGCCCATCGGGACACCCGCCTGTGGCCAGCTTGCCCAGAAACCGCGCCTGTTGTCGGGGCTGTGCTCGCTCACAAGAATGATCGCCCCTCCCCACTCGCCGCCGAATGCAAAGCCCTGGATCAGGCGCAGAGTAACCAGAAGTGCGGGCGCCCAGTATCCAATGACATCAAAGGTGGGAAGACAGCCCATGAGAAACGTCGTGATGCCAACGACGACAAGGCTCAGCTGGAGCAACGCCTTGCGACCGATGCGGTCGCCGAAGTGCCCAAAGACCAGTCCGCCGATCGGGCGGGCGGCGAAGCCCACGGCATAGAGCGCAAATGCGGCAATGACACCATCGACTGGATTGCCCGTCTGCCGGAAGAAGTGGGTTCCGAAGACCAGGGCCGACGCGGTTCCATAAAGAAAGAATTCGTACCACTCCGCGACGGTTCCAGCCATTGCCGCGGCCACGACACGTTTCAGCCCGTCTGGGCTCGTGGATTTTGATCTGTCGCCGCCACCGCCGTTTCGGGCCATTCTGTCGAGCGTTTCGTTACTACTCATTTGGTCTCCTTGAGAAGGTGGGCTCCGTCACCCATGTGCCCTGCATCACCGATCTATGCAATGGTACATGTCACATTTTCAGGAAACAATGCTTTTCTCGACCCCGGTTCAACTTTTTGAGATCGCGTCCCGCACAAGAATCCACGTAGTGTTAACGGCTGCCGAGCGCTTCTAAGATGCCGCCGGATACGTGGTGCCGAGTCGACGCCCGACCACCACGCCTGCCTCGTCCCGGTCACGTCGATCGTGCGTCTGCTGCCCGAGAAGCGGTCGTGCATAGGCATCGTCCGACTGCTGACCAGGATCTCCCACCCCAACGTCAATGAGATTCGGGACGCCATGAGGTGGCCCCCGGGAGGATCCGGGGGCCACCTCATGGCCGTTTCGGGACGGTCACGCGCAGTTGGCGCCGTCCGATCACTCCCTTCCCGGCGGCCTTGGTGGCCGCGTCGACTTCAACCCGGGCGCACACTGCGTGAAACGCGGGGCCGGACCCCACCGCTAGGCTCCCCCGACGTCGCGGCGGCGCAGCGCGAAGACGGCGAGCGCAACGAAGAGGACGTTCAGGCCCGCCAGTCCCCACAACGCGCCCCAGTCCACGCCGTTGGCCACCGGCTGCCCGCCGAGTGCCCAGTGGTACGGGGAGAAGGCGTGCATCCATTGCAGGTCCTCGCCCTGGTTGCCCAGCGCGTTGAGCATGTAACCCCCGACAGCCACCAGGGCGCCGGCCGCGGTTCCGTGCGTCCGGTGCCCGCCCGCGGCCCCGCCCAGCAGCGCCGCGGTACCGCCGAGCAGCACCAGCAGCAGGAACTGCGCCACCGCCTGGAAGAGAATTCCGGGATCAAGTCCCAGCTCCGAGGGCCCGTTCAGCGCGAGCACCCCCGCATAGATCACCGCCATCAGGAAGGCCATGCGCAGCAGCAGCGCCAGGGACCGTTCCAGGACCACCTGGGTGCGCGTCACCCCGTGGGCGAGCGTGAGCTCCAGCAGGCCGGCATCCTCGTCCTCGCCGATGGCCGCCGCCCCGGTGCCGATGGCCACGGCCGAGGTGAGCATGAATCCCAGCAGGCCGAAGAAGGTCGCCTGGGCGTAGCCGGCGCCCGTCGCGATCTGGTCGTAGTTCAGCGCCCGGATCAGCTCCTCGGGCAGCGAAGCGAGCAGCTTTTCCATCTCCGGCCCGGCCATGGACGGGTAGAGCGGAAGATAGAGCGCCAGCACGGACACAAGCACCAGGGCCCAGACGAGCGTGGAACGCCAGGAGTCCAGCAGCGCCTTGCCCGTCAGTGGCAGGAACGGGCGGCGGGTGGCGGGCGTCATGGCCGCGGCTCCCCCGCGCGATGGCGTCCGTTGCCGGGAGGTGAGCCATAGAGCTCCAGCACCGCTTCCTCCAGGTCCGGCTCCTCAAGGACCAGGTCGAGCACCTGGATCCCGGCCAGGGCGTGCAGTAGCGCACCGACCTCGCCGGAGAATTTCGCCTCGAGTGTGCAGGCCCCGTCGCCGAGCCGTTCGGTGTCCAGCAGCTGAAGGCCGGGTAGCGGTTCCAGCGCCCCGGCCAGCGCCTCCGGGTCGGTGGCGGCCAGGACGCGCAGCCGGCGACGGGCGCCTGCCCGCAGCTCCTGAACCGTGGCCGTGCGCACGATGAATCCGTCGCGCAGGATCGCCACGCGGTCCGCGGCCTGTTCGATCTCGCCGATCAAGTGGGAGGAAAGGAAGAGCGTTTGCCCGCGCCCGCGGGCGTCCTCGACCATCCCGAGGAACTCCCGCTGCATCAGCGGGTCCAGGCCGGAGGTGGGTTCGTCGAGGATCAGCAGCTCCGGATCGTGCATGAATGCCTGCACCAGTCCGAGCTTCTGCTTGTTGCCCTTGGAGAGCTTGCGCGACTGCCGGTCCAGCTCGAGTCCCAGCCGTGAGGCGAGTTCCTCGATGCGGCCGGGTGCCACGGGTCCGCTGATGGCGGCAAAGTGGTCCATCATCCTCCGCCCGGTGATCCGCCGCTCCAGGGCGAGTTCACCCGGCAGGTACCCGATGCGGCGGCGGATCTCCGGGCCTGCCCGGCGCGGATCGGCGCCCAGCACCCGCACGGTCCCGGCCGTGGGCCTGATGATGTCCAGCAGGCAGCGCATGGCGGTGGTCTTGCCGGCTCCATTGGGACCGATCACCCCGAAGACGCTGCCGCGCGGGATCTCGAAGTCGATGCCGCGCAACGCCTCGCGCCGGGCGAAGCGCTTGGCAAGACCCTGCACCGAGATGACGTTCTCCATGCCGCTTCCCCTCCGGGAGCGCCTGCCACGGGCTTCCCCTTATGCTTCATTGTCGGTCCTGAGGAGGATCCACACCATAGGCCCGAAAGCCATGGGCGTTGTTGGCCGCGGGCCGACTCAATTGAACGGGGATTATTCCGTCGCCGCCCGCCTGATTTTGTGCCCGACGTTCACGGACAGACTGCCTATTCCGCGAAGTTACTCGACCAGTTTGCCGGCGCTCGAGACCTCCTTGATCAACTCGGCGATTTCCTCCGGAATCTCCGGGATCGGCTCATGCACCATGCCCTCCATCGGTGACCACACCAGGTTGACCCGCAACCCCGGGTCCATCTCCGGGTAGTCGCTGCGGTTGTGGCAGCCACGGGTCTCGCGGCGTTCGATCGCGGCCTCGAGCGTGGCGCGGGCTGCCAGTGCCGACCCCTTGAGGTCGAATGCGTGGGCCAGGTCCTGGTACCCGGCGATGTCCGGGTGGATCCCGACGTTCCCCATGCGCTCCTCGATGTCGTCCAGCTTGGCGAGTCCTGTCAACAGGCCTTCCTCATCCCGCACAACGCCAGCGTGGTCTGTCATCATGTTCCGGATGGCACGCTGCAGCTCGCGGACGTTTTCCTGCCCGTCGGCCGCGAGCAGGTCATCGATCTCCGCCCGCGCGCCGGTGATGGCGCCAGCCGAACGCGGCTGGGAGTCCAGGGAGGCCGAGTACTTGGCCGCGGCGCGGGCCACGATGCGGCCAAAGACCAGCAACTCGATCAGCGAGTTGCCGCCGAGCCGGTTGGCTCCATGCAGTCCGCTGGAGGCCTCTCCTATGGCATAGAGGCCTTCGACGTCGGTGCCGTGATCGTCCGGGCGAACCCAGACCCCGCCCATGGAGTAGTGCGCGGTGGGCGCAATCTCGATGGGATCGGCCGTGATGTCGAGCATCTGGGTTTCCATCATGGTCTGGTAGACGCGCGGCAACCGCTCCATGATGGTTTCGCGGGGCAGGTGCGAGATATCCAGCCAGACGCCGCCGTTCTTGGTGCCGCGGCCCTCCTTGATTTCGGTGTACGCGGCCAGGGCCACGCGGTCCCTGGTGGAGAGCTCCTTGCGCACCGGGTCGTAGCGTTCCATGAACCGCTCCCCCAGGTCGTTGCGCAGGATGCCGCCCTCGCCGCGGGCTGCCTCGGAGATCAGGGTGCCGGCGGCGTTTTCCGGTTCGATGATGCCCGAGGGATGGAACTGGACCAGCTCGGGGTCGCGCAACCGGGCGCCGGCGTCCACGGCCAGGCGGAAGGCGTCCCCGGTGTTTTCGTCGCGGCGGGAGGAGGTGCGGCGCCAGATGCGGGTGTGGCCTCCGGCGGCAAGGATGACCGAGTCGGCATGGATGAGGTAGCGCTTGCCGGTGTTGATGTCGAAGCCGTAGGCGCCGAAGACCTGGTTGTCTTTCACCAGCAGCCGGGTGACGTACACCGAGTCCAGGATCGGGATCTGCAGCTGCTCGGCCCGGTTCACCAGGCTGCGCTGGATTTCCAGGCCGGTGTAGTCTCCGGCGAAGGCGGTGCGGCGGAAGGTGTGCGCGCCGAAGAAGCGCTGCGAGATGCGGCCGTCCTCCTCCCGAGCGAATCCCATGCCGTAGCGTTCCAAATCATGGATTCCCTGCGCGGCACCTCGGGCCACGATCTCCACGGTGTGCGGGTTGGCCAGGAAGTAGCTTTCCTTGATGGTGTCGGCTGCATGCTGCTGCCAGCTGTCGTCCTTGTCCATGGTGCCCAGCGCCGCGTTGATGCCGCCGGCGGCAAGCGAGGTGTGGGCATCGTTGCGCGGGCGCTTGCCCAGGGCGAGCACGTCCACCCCCATTTCCGCCAGTTCAATGGCCGCCCGCAGGCCCGATCCTCCGGTGCCGATGACCAGGACCGTGGTGGAAATCTGTTGCTCATTCGCGTTTGTTGTTCTCATGTATTCAACGCTAAGAACCGGATCTTGATCCGTCCAATGAATTGTTTGACTCGTTTCAATGCGGATACGCTATCGAACATGAACCTGGAACAGCTCCAAAGCTTCGTGGAAGTCGCTCGCATCGGTCATTTCACGCGCGCCGCTGCGCATCTGCACCTTGCCCAGCCCTCGTTGAGCCGGCAGATTTCCACCCTCGAGTCGGACCTCGGCTCCGAACTCTTTCATCGGGCACGGGGCAACATCACACTGACGGATGCCGGGGAATCGCTACTTCCGTTGGCCAGGCGCATGCTCGCCGATGCGGATACGGTCCGCTATGAGATGCAGGAACTGGCGGGCCTGAAGAAGGGTAGGGTCCGTCTCGGTGCCACCCCGACTCTGTGTATCAGTCTGGTTGCCGACGTGCTGACCTCGTTCCATGTCGCCTACCCCGGCATCGATCTCCACCTGACCGAGCAGGGCTCTCGCGGCCTGCTTGATGAATTGGCCGGCGGAGCCCTCGACATCGCACTCATCACCACCTCGGAGGACGGCGCACCCCCTGCCACCAGTCTCCAGCGGACCCCGCTCCTTACGGAAGAACTCGTGGTCATCTCCTCGATGCGGAGTCCGATCCTGGAGGACCGCCAGTCCCTCACCCTGAAAGAACTGGCGGCCATAGAACAAATCACCTTCCATGAAAGCTACGACCTGCGTGCAACAACCATGCAGGCTTTCCATGCCGCGGGCCTCACCCCCAAGGTCGTGCTCGAGGGCGCCGAAATGGACGCCGTGCTGCGGTGTGTGGAACGCGGGCTCGGTGTCGCGGTCGTTCCCGCAATGGTCATGGTGGACCGGCCCGGGCTGCGCTCGGCCAGGCTCACCGCACCGAGCCTTTCTCGCACCATCAGCCTCGCACACCGCAACGACGTGACCCCGACACGCGCAGCCCAGGCCATGCAGGAAATGATCATCGACACCGCGGACATCCTCGCCTCGGCCAACCGCGCCACGACAGGATTGATCACCCGGGCGCCGCAGCAATGAGCCGCGCATTGCCCGCTGCTCAGCGGCACGAGTCGTTGCCGGCCCCAACGTGGCGGTGCCAACACTAGATTCAGCCCTGAACGCGGCTATGGACGATTAGGCTTGAAGGCAGGCCCATTCGCACCCAATACGAGGTGCCCCGTGGGCCCTAAACAACTTTTCGAGGATTCCCTTGCCGTTCACACTGGCCCACCCGGCTGCCGTCCTGCCATTCCTGCGTCAACCCTTCGTTCCGATCGCCTTGGTTGCCGGAGCCATGGCCCCGGACATCCCGTACTTCGCCATGGTGTCTTCCACCAGTGACGCCTGGTACGCACCCATGCTGAATGGTGCCAACTCGCACGACCTTTCCCAGATCCTGACCGTTGGCTTGCCGCTGGCGCTGGTCTTGGCCGGGTTCCTGTGGCTCGTGGCCAAACCGCTGCGGTGGGCGCTTCCCGACTCGTGGGTCCCGGACAAGCCGGCGCTCAAGGGCCGCCCGCCCACGAGCGCCCGGGTTGCACTGTGGACGTTCTATTCGCTGATGCTTGGACTTCTCACGCATCTGGCCTGGGACTCGTTTACGCACTCCTACGGCTGGGTCGTTGAACACGTGCCGTTGCTGGCCAGCAAACCCGTTGCCGGAATTGCCATTTACCGTCTCCTGCAACATGGCAGCACCTTGGCCGGTTTGGTGGTCTTGGCCCTTTGGTACCTCAAACGGCAGAGGGCATCGGGCCACCCCGTGAAAACGAGCGAACCCGCTGGCCAAGCGGTCCGCACCATCCTGCTGGCCCTGTTCCTGGTGGTTCCGGCCGTGACTGCGGCTGTCCTTGGCCTGGGCTCGACACCTATCCTGGAGGATTCAGCAAGCGCCGGGTCGTTCCTCTGGATCATCATCACCCGCGGCGGGGCCGCGTTCGTTATTGCCTTGGCTGCCTACGGCGCCGTGTGGCATATCGTGGCCTTGATCCGGAAGCTCCGCGCCATGTCCAGGGCCCGCGCCTAGCCCCTCCACCAATGGTGGCGTTGTCCATCTTCACTTGCTATGTTGAAGAATACCGACGCCGGTTTCCCTGCGGAGGGGAAGGCATCCACCATGGAGTGCCAAGCCACCGGCCGTTTCGAAGCCGCAGAGTGTTGCCAAGGACCGATCAAGGCCAAGGCATCTTTTCTCCGGCGCTTCTCCTGATGGGTAAGGAAGTCGCCACCATGACGGGCACCACCGATTCAGCAGTAAACCTCGCGGCAGCCATCGCCATTGCCGCGGACAACGTCCGCAATGCGGGCGGTCCCTTCGGGGCGCTGATCGTGGCCGCCGACGGATCACGCTTCGAGGGCGTCAACAGGGTCACCGCGAACAACGACCCCACCGCCCACGCCGAGGTCACGGCCATCCGCGCCGCCTGCAATGAACTCGGAACCTTCGACCTCACCGGTGCCGTGCTGTACTCCAGCTGCGAACCCTGCCCGATGTGTCTTGCTTCAGCCCTCTGGGCACGCGTGTCTCGTGTGGTCTTTGCCTCCGACAGGCACGAGGCGGCCGAGGCGGGATTCGACGACGCGGCATTCTACGAATACTTCGAGGGCCGCGAGGCGGAACGAGCCACCCTGATGCCGGTCGAACGCATCACAGACGCCGGGGTCGATCGCCACGAGCCTTTCGCGTTGTGGGCTGCCCTCGACACCCGCATCGAGTACTAGGCACGGCGAGTCCGTTGAAATTCACCGACCGCAACCGCCAGCCGGCCAGGGACGGCACGCCCCCACCGAGCACCCGCATCTCGATGCCAAAACCCCCGCTGCGAAGTCGGCGAGCCCGGCTCCGGGTTCCGGTCGCTCATGTGGCTAGTACCGGCGGGTCCTCCCCTTTGCCTTGCACTCGATGCGATCTCGCTACTCTTGGGCGTCCCCAAGGATTCGAGCCATGCTGAATCTCCATTCCGCGTTGAACACCTCGATGACGGCTGTCGGCGAATCCTTCGCTGTGGCCACCATCGTGGACACCCGGGGTTCAACCCCGCATCCCCGTGGAACCTCGATGCTCATCCACGAGGATGGCCGGATCACCGGGTCGCTTTCCGGCGGCTGCATCGATGCGGCCGTGCACACCGCGGCGCTCGAGGCCATGGCGCAAGGGACCTCGCGCCGGGAACATTACGGCTATTCACCCACCGATCCTTTCGCCACCGGACTGATGTGCGGAGGTGAAGTGGACGTGCACATCGCACCCTTTGACGCCGGTTCATCCATGCACCGGCTGCTGGAAACCTATGCTTCGCTCCCGTCAGCGGAACCGGTGGCCCTGGTTCGCCGGATCGATGCAGGGTCTTCCGACTGGACATTGATTTCGGATCCCTCCACCCTGTCCGTTTCCGGCCTGGCCGGGCTAGTGGCCCCGTTGGCGGGAGAAGACGGCAGTTCGCAGACCGCCAGGCTCTGCTTTCCGCTCATTGCCGCCGGCCGCACCGGAGTCATCAAGCTCGACCAGGAATCCGGTTCCTGCAGTGCCGGGGCCGTCGAGCTGTTTG contains:
- a CDS encoding L-aspartate oxidase — encoded protein: MSTTVLVIGTGGSGLRAAIELAEMGVDVLALGKRPRNDAHTSLAAGGINAALGTMDKDDSWQQHAADTIKESYFLANPHTVEIVARGAAQGIHDLERYGMGFAREEDGRISQRFFGAHTFRRTAFAGDYTGLEIQRSLVNRAEQLQIPILDSVYVTRLLVKDNQVFGAYGFDINTGKRYLIHADSVILAAGGHTRIWRRTSSRRDENTGDAFRLAVDAGARLRDPELVQFHPSGIIEPENAAGTLISEAARGEGGILRNDLGERFMERYDPVRKELSTRDRVALAAYTEIKEGRGTKNGGVWLDISHLPRETIMERLPRVYQTMMETQMLDITADPIEIAPTAHYSMGGVWVRPDDHGTDVEGLYAIGEASSGLHGANRLGGNSLIELLVFGRIVARAAAKYSASLDSQPRSAGAITGARAEIDDLLAADGQENVRELQRAIRNMMTDHAGVVRDEEGLLTGLAKLDDIEERMGNVGIHPDIAGYQDLAHAFDLKGSALAARATLEAAIERRETRGCHNRSDYPEMDPGLRVNLVWSPMEGMVHEPIPEIPEEIAELIKEVSSAGKLVE
- a CDS encoding ABC transporter permease subunit, producing MTPATRRPFLPLTGKALLDSWRSTLVWALVLVSVLALYLPLYPSMAGPEMEKLLASLPEELIRALNYDQIATGAGYAQATFFGLLGFMLTSAVAIGTGAAAIGEDEDAGLLELTLAHGVTRTQVVLERSLALLLRMAFLMAVIYAGVLALNGPSELGLDPGILFQAVAQFLLLVLLGGTAALLGGAAGGHRTHGTAAGALVAVGGYMLNALGNQGEDLQWMHAFSPYHWALGGQPVANGVDWGALWGLAGLNVLFVALAVFALRRRDVGGA
- a CDS encoding proline racemase family protein gives rise to the protein MRTNRIFHAVDSHTEGMPTRVITGGIGTIPGDTMAERRLWFMEHSDWIRTLLMCEPRGHASMSGAILQPSTRPDADYGVLYIEVSGLLPMCGHGTIGVATVLVETGMVEVHEPVTTVRLDTPAGLVIAEVAVKDGQAESVTIRNVPSYSDRLDASVEVPGYGTVNYDLAFGGNFYAVVELDDLDLPFERERKDDLLTAGLAIMDAINVADEPVHRERDDIRGVHHVYLKAPGSTAEHSRHAMAIYPGWFDRSPCGTGTSARMAQLHARGDLALDTDFINESYIGSQFTGRLVEETTVGGLPAVIPTVTGRAWITGTAQYFLDPSDPFPEGFLL
- a CDS encoding ABC transporter ATP-binding protein, producing the protein MENVISVQGLAKRFARREALRGIDFEIPRGSVFGVIGPNGAGKTTAMRCLLDIIRPTAGTVRVLGADPRRAGPEIRRRIGYLPGELALERRITGRRMMDHFAAISGPVAPGRIEELASRLGLELDRQSRKLSKGNKQKLGLVQAFMHDPELLILDEPTSGLDPLMQREFLGMVEDARGRGQTLFLSSHLIGEIEQAADRVAILRDGFIVRTATVQELRAGARRRLRVLAATDPEALAGALEPLPGLQLLDTERLGDGACTLEAKFSGEVGALLHALAGIQVLDLVLEEPDLEEAVLELYGSPPGNGRHRAGEPRP
- a CDS encoding alanine/glycine:cation symporter family protein, with translation MLTSINDAIWNPMAYFALAVGLFFTLLTGFVQFRRFPDMIRQILSKKNSSDGISPVQALLLTLASRVGVGNIAGVATAIAAGGPGALFWMVVCALLGSASSFAESTLAQVYKRRINGEHRGGMPFYIEHGLKLKWLAVTVSFVAMVGYGFVFPGVQSNNIASSVETAFSVPPWVSAVGITALMAFVIIGGTKRIVGAAQLMVPVMAVGYILAALVIVAVNFEQIIPTIGLILSSAFGVHQVFGGIVGAAVAWGVRRAVFSNVAGVGEGTYGAAAASVSHPAKQGLVQAFSIYIDTVVVCFATGLMIIMTGSYNVMAPDGTVLIQGVPDLKAGAAYTQQAISTVLPGVGPGFVAVALFFFAFTTLVAFFYIAKTNLVYLTGRDDSPVLDWALKLGMLGITFFGGIVSADAMWAIGDIGYGTLGWINMLCLLALTSVVYKVTRDYDRQCKAGLDPVFDPNSLGIRGADFWVEEAEEIAKNQASLAAGGARKK
- the abaF gene encoding fosfomycin efflux MFS transporter AbaF, producing MSSNETLDRMARNGGGGDRSKSTSPDGLKRVVAAAMAGTVAEWYEFFLYGTASALVFGTHFFRQTGNPVDGVIAAFALYAVGFAARPIGGLVFGHFGDRIGRKALLQLSLVVVGITTFLMGCLPTFDVIGYWAPALLVTLRLIQGFAFGGEWGGAIILVSEHSPDNRRGFWASWPQAGVPMGNLVATLVLLGLSSALPEEAFLSWGWRVAFWFSAVVVLIGYWIRTKVDDAPIFKEAQARQAASQEAPPGVLHVLRYHWRAVLIGIGARFAENILYYLVVTFSITYLKLVVEMDTSRILLLMFGAHFLHFCMIPLVGLLSDIIGRKPVYLTGAVLTAFWGFVGFPMMDTGNDWIVMAAITLGLAIESLTYAPYSALMTEMFPTNVRYTALSLCYQFAPILAGSLAPLIALSLLQKFNSSTPIALYLVGAAVISIVAVSFAKETKGKSLRDVDDESALRTNIPA
- a CDS encoding dihydrodipicolinate synthase family protein, whose protein sequence is MSTTKKPWHGVIVASALQFKDDHSVDYEAFADHVRFLASSGCDGIAPNGSLGEYQTLSDEERAKVIETAVAAAPEGFVVMAGVGAYGGLQTQKWAQQAKDAGAHAIMCLPPNTYRATDDEVVEHFRLAASAGLPVVAYNNPIDTKVDLTPALVARLFHEGLIVGIKEFTGDPRRAYEIKELAPGMDILIGTDDTVLEMGLAGAVGWVAGYPNAIPHATVELYRLATSGNLADMERAREIYRDLHSLLRWDTKTEFVQSIKLSMDVVGLNGGPCRPPRGPLTDAVRAAVIADTEAAVAKGYK